One part of the Natronorubrum sediminis genome encodes these proteins:
- a CDS encoding SIR2 family NAD-dependent protein deacylase, with protein MNDLEELAEQIDRDATAVAFTGAGISAPSGVPTFRGDDGVWEKFDEGQFAYGRFQRDPEGFWDDRVDLQRELFGGEYEPNAAHEALASMGLDGHLEAILTQNTDGLHADALESVRDDASSTDDVAVTDDVAATDDATTGTAEQTLLELHGNSQRVRCTDCGKRIDGDPVFERAADGELPPTCDCGGVYKPDVVLFGEQLPGAVIQQARTLARESDVFLAIGSSLVVEPAASLPRIAASNGATVGIVNLESTPVDSSAEVVIREDVTEVLPHLQSLVNGDY; from the coding sequence GAGCAAATCGACCGCGACGCGACGGCCGTCGCGTTCACGGGCGCGGGAATCTCCGCACCGTCGGGCGTTCCCACGTTTCGCGGCGACGACGGCGTTTGGGAGAAGTTCGACGAAGGACAGTTCGCTTACGGACGATTTCAGCGGGATCCGGAGGGATTCTGGGACGACCGCGTCGACCTCCAGCGAGAGCTATTCGGCGGTGAGTACGAACCAAACGCAGCCCACGAAGCGCTAGCGTCGATGGGGCTGGACGGACACCTCGAGGCCATCCTCACGCAAAACACGGACGGGCTTCACGCGGATGCACTCGAGTCGGTGAGAGACGATGCGTCGTCGACGGACGACGTAGCGGTGACAGACGACGTGGCGGCGACGGACGACGCGACGACCGGAACGGCCGAGCAGACGCTCCTCGAGTTACACGGCAACTCCCAACGAGTGCGGTGTACTGACTGTGGAAAGCGAATCGACGGCGATCCGGTTTTCGAGCGCGCGGCAGACGGCGAACTACCGCCGACGTGTGACTGTGGCGGCGTCTACAAACCCGACGTCGTCCTCTTTGGCGAACAGTTGCCGGGAGCAGTCATCCAGCAAGCCCGCACACTGGCTCGAGAGAGCGACGTGTTCCTCGCAATCGGGTCGTCGCTGGTCGTCGAACCCGCGGCGTCGCTCCCCCGAATCGCCGCGTCGAACGGCGCGACGGTCGGCATCGTCAACCTCGAGTCGACGCCGGTCGATAGCAGTGCCGAGGTGGTGATCCGTGAGGACGTCACCGAAGTATTACCCCACCTCCAGTCGCTCGTGAACGGCGATTACTGA
- a CDS encoding phosphoglycerol geranylgeranyltransferase codes for MTTCPWDDWNHVLKIDPDKDLPEGVTYGDLCATGTDAIEVGGTMGITEENMEAVVDACAEHDVPLYQEPSSPDVVIDNRALEGYLIPTVLNAGSPFWITGAHKEWVRLDGDMDWDRTWTEAYIVMNPDADVATYTEADCDLSAEDVAAYATVAERMFGQELVYLEYSGTFGDEDIVEAASEATDESTLFYGGGIHDYDSAATMATHADVIVVGDLAHDEGVGAVRETVEAARDA; via the coding sequence ATGACTACCTGCCCCTGGGACGATTGGAACCACGTTCTGAAGATCGATCCCGACAAGGACCTTCCCGAGGGCGTCACGTACGGCGATCTCTGTGCGACTGGAACCGACGCGATCGAAGTCGGCGGTACCATGGGTATCACCGAGGAGAACATGGAAGCCGTCGTCGACGCCTGCGCCGAACACGACGTGCCGCTCTATCAGGAACCCTCGAGTCCGGACGTCGTCATCGACAACCGGGCGCTCGAGGGCTACCTCATTCCGACCGTACTCAACGCCGGCTCTCCCTTCTGGATCACGGGCGCACACAAGGAGTGGGTCCGTCTCGACGGCGACATGGACTGGGACCGGACGTGGACGGAAGCCTACATCGTGATGAACCCCGACGCCGACGTCGCGACGTACACCGAAGCCGACTGCGACCTCAGCGCCGAAGATGTCGCCGCCTACGCCACAGTCGCGGAACGAATGTTCGGCCAGGAACTCGTCTACCTCGAGTACTCCGGCACGTTCGGTGACGAGGACATCGTCGAAGCCGCGAGCGAAGCGACCGACGAGTCGACGCTGTTCTATGGTGGCGGCATTCACGATTACGATTCCGCGGCGACGATGGCCACACACGCCGACGTGATCGTCGTTGGCGACCTCGCACACGACGAGGGCGTCGGTGCCGTTCGCGAGACGGTCGAAGCAGCGCGAGACGCATAA
- a CDS encoding branched-chain amino acid transaminase: MGFDEMDVDTIWMDGEYVDWDDAQIHVLTHGLHYGSGVFEGARCYDTEEGPAIFRWEEHLERLFQSAKPYEMDIDHSKEELTEATKTLIRQQDLESCYIRPVAFYGYNSLGVSPEDCPTKTAIAVWPWGAYLGEEALEEGIDVMISSWRKHASSQIPTNAKTNGLYVNSMLAGEEARRNGYAEAIVLNKEGNVAEGPGENVFLVRDDEIYTPGLSESILDGITRDTVITLAEDLGYTVHDTVSISRGELNTADELFFTGSAAEVTPIRKVDNVVIGDGSRGPVTEDIQQKFFDVVERKTDEYDEWFDYV; the protein is encoded by the coding sequence ATGGGATTCGACGAGATGGATGTCGACACGATCTGGATGGATGGCGAGTATGTCGACTGGGACGACGCGCAGATACACGTCCTCACACACGGACTTCACTACGGGAGCGGCGTCTTCGAGGGGGCACGCTGTTACGACACTGAGGAAGGGCCAGCGATCTTTCGCTGGGAGGAACACTTAGAGCGGCTCTTTCAGTCAGCAAAGCCCTACGAGATGGACATCGATCACTCGAAAGAAGAACTGACAGAGGCAACGAAAACCCTCATCCGCCAGCAGGACCTCGAGTCGTGTTACATCCGTCCGGTTGCATTCTACGGCTACAACTCACTCGGCGTGAGCCCCGAAGATTGCCCGACGAAGACGGCGATCGCCGTCTGGCCGTGGGGCGCGTACCTCGGCGAGGAGGCCCTCGAGGAAGGGATCGACGTGATGATTTCCTCGTGGCGAAAGCACGCCTCGAGTCAGATTCCGACGAACGCGAAGACGAACGGGCTCTACGTCAACAGCATGCTCGCGGGCGAGGAAGCCCGACGAAACGGCTACGCGGAAGCGATCGTCCTGAATAAGGAAGGAAACGTCGCGGAAGGCCCCGGCGAGAACGTCTTCCTCGTCCGCGACGACGAGATTTACACGCCCGGCCTCTCGGAGTCGATCCTCGACGGCATCACCCGGGATACGGTGATCACGCTCGCGGAGGACCTCGGCTACACCGTCCACGACACCGTCTCGATCTCTCGAGGCGAACTCAACACGGCCGACGAACTGTTCTTCACCGGCTCCGCAGCCGAAGTGACGCCGATCCGAAAAGTCGACAACGTCGTCATCGGTGACGGCTCGCGCGGTCCCGTGACCGAGGACATTCAACAGAAGTTCTTCGACGTCGTCGAGCGCAAGACCGACGAGTACGACGAGTGGTTCGACTACGTCTGA
- a CDS encoding copper resistance CopC/CopD family protein codes for MRSNESALHDHRTQSRAKRGLTVLAIAFVVALVLASVATPVAAHAYLSETDPENGEQLESAPDDITLTFSGDGVQNADISIVGPDGEDVSGDAEIDPDDTQLVDVPFETEDDAEGMYTVEWEVLADDGHTTSGTFFFSVGDEPLDRDSVLETYEDEDEVDESVPPLESAARGLLLVSLVGLVGAPVTAAMAVYPVADRAGVSKRAVDDRLTTLLAVLAAGVLTAVALLGYVQATSIGSPSLETFGEFLGMPLGQAWLVQAVLALGLAVVLGSAVAGKVPRSVWLGGTFVGAIGVGGALSWTSHSATAIDRLQGTAVDFAHIAGAGLWLGGLVVLALVVPAMLRDAPPADRSALAAGTIRRYSLLALAGVTLAGATGLALAAWHVPDLEAIGATFYGTVLTAKTLLVIVALGLGGLTRFVFLRRLESDGGRSRFGFLDRFGGGDAGGTDAEVREDGGRSSNSTGAISAFTRTVRLEVGVIVLVLLLTGLLTSVPTAAVVGDDDGPETATIEREGDVDLELTAIPAATDTGGDDRIHVQQDDPVVFEVTFLDDGGEPVESDQTVRLTADGEDTFDVDLEQNDDGTYSTVQPFPSDGDWELRITGEPDGAFVSEWVDVYVSPGDDADGEHDDEGHDHGDHDHGDEADYSAFATLLQFGAVAIGVVGSVAVTMEALRFRGRSE; via the coding sequence ATGCGTTCGAACGAGTCCGCTCTCCACGACCACCGCACGCAATCTCGAGCCAAGAGAGGTCTCACCGTGCTCGCGATCGCGTTCGTCGTCGCGCTCGTCCTGGCGAGTGTCGCGACCCCAGTTGCCGCCCACGCGTACCTCAGCGAAACCGACCCCGAAAACGGCGAGCAACTCGAGTCCGCACCCGACGACATCACGCTCACGTTCTCCGGTGATGGCGTCCAAAACGCCGACATCAGTATCGTCGGACCCGACGGCGAGGATGTCAGCGGGGACGCCGAGATCGATCCCGACGATACGCAACTTGTCGACGTTCCATTCGAGACCGAAGACGACGCCGAAGGCATGTACACCGTCGAGTGGGAAGTCCTCGCCGACGACGGACACACCACCTCGGGCACGTTCTTCTTCAGCGTCGGCGACGAACCGCTCGATCGTGACTCGGTCCTCGAGACCTACGAGGACGAGGACGAGGTCGACGAATCGGTTCCGCCGCTCGAGAGCGCGGCGAGAGGACTGTTGCTCGTCTCGCTCGTCGGCCTCGTCGGTGCCCCGGTGACGGCTGCGATGGCAGTCTACCCGGTCGCCGACCGCGCCGGAGTATCGAAGCGAGCCGTCGATGACCGCCTCACCACCCTCCTCGCCGTGCTGGCAGCGGGGGTGCTCACGGCCGTCGCCCTCCTTGGTTACGTTCAGGCGACCTCGATTGGCTCGCCGTCGCTCGAGACGTTCGGCGAGTTCCTCGGGATGCCACTCGGTCAGGCGTGGCTCGTTCAGGCCGTCCTGGCGCTCGGCCTCGCCGTCGTTCTCGGGAGTGCCGTTGCAGGGAAGGTCCCGCGCTCGGTCTGGCTTGGGGGGACGTTCGTCGGCGCAATCGGCGTCGGCGGTGCGCTCAGCTGGACGAGTCACTCCGCAACGGCAATCGATCGCCTGCAGGGGACGGCCGTCGACTTCGCACACATCGCTGGCGCGGGGCTGTGGCTGGGCGGATTGGTCGTCCTCGCGCTGGTCGTCCCCGCCATGCTTCGTGACGCGCCCCCCGCGGATCGATCTGCACTCGCCGCCGGCACGATTCGGCGCTACTCGCTGCTCGCACTCGCCGGCGTGACGCTCGCCGGCGCGACCGGCCTCGCGCTCGCGGCGTGGCACGTGCCCGATCTCGAGGCGATCGGGGCGACCTTCTACGGGACGGTGCTCACCGCGAAGACGCTCCTGGTGATCGTCGCGCTCGGACTCGGCGGACTCACTCGGTTCGTCTTCCTTCGCCGACTCGAGTCCGACGGTGGCCGGAGCCGATTCGGATTCCTCGATCGATTCGGCGGGGGAGACGCCGGCGGGACAGATGCCGAGGTCCGCGAAGACGGCGGCCGCTCGTCGAATTCTACCGGCGCAATTTCGGCGTTCACTCGCACGGTCCGACTCGAGGTCGGCGTGATCGTCCTCGTCTTGCTCCTCACGGGACTGCTCACCTCCGTCCCGACGGCCGCCGTTGTCGGCGACGACGACGGTCCCGAGACGGCGACGATCGAACGCGAAGGCGACGTCGACCTCGAGTTGACGGCGATTCCAGCGGCGACCGACACCGGCGGCGACGACCGAATCCACGTCCAACAGGACGATCCGGTCGTCTTCGAAGTCACATTCCTGGACGACGGCGGGGAACCGGTCGAATCGGACCAGACCGTCCGGTTGACCGCAGACGGTGAGGACACGTTCGACGTCGACCTCGAGCAGAACGACGACGGCACGTACTCGACCGTCCAGCCGTTCCCGTCCGACGGTGACTGGGAACTCCGAATCACGGGCGAGCCGGACGGCGCGTTCGTCAGCGAGTGGGTCGACGTCTACGTCTCACCGGGTGACGATGCCGACGGTGAGCATGACGATGAGGGTCACGATCACGGGGACCACGACCACGGCGACGAAGCGGATTATTCGGCGTTCGCGACGCTATTGCAGTTCGGAGCTGTCGCGATCGGTGTCGTCGGCTCCGTCGCCGTAACGATGGAAGCGCTTCGCTTCCGAGGTCGGTCCGAGTAA
- a CDS encoding beta-propeller fold lactonase family protein has protein sequence MARQMDRRRYVQLASTGLIVGIAGCTSGDDDDGEDDDSGGDDGHDHDDNGESGGEESEGLAFAFGPTEVAIIDPADGDVVDEITDDIDDNSWGDAKITTDLSEIYVIEESLDQVLVIDTEAREIVAEVDIGPDATHMYHPNDDEMWAHSDDEGAFYVIDTNDHQVIETVQSGMDDEGHGKLLYHEDFGSMGYATNVNDPGAPVIDLDEYERSDFIEFDDADEGTHYKAYSPQTGLAYFEYGDQTVVVDTDDNDVVDELELAGGMYLTPDEELMGVLDGDDIRFLDATSEDSEEVGSVSVEGGPDALRYYDGDDGLYAFTANTMNDESAVIDVEEFEVVDHVEIGEIERPEDADHLHRSGVAGDEYFFTPAPADGFVAVVDMAEQEVAEVDVEDGVDTIQYVGDSGVGYTGQIR, from the coding sequence ATGGCTCGACAGATGGATCGACGACGATACGTTCAATTGGCAAGTACCGGTCTCATCGTCGGTATTGCAGGCTGTACGAGTGGTGACGATGACGACGGTGAAGACGACGACTCAGGCGGTGACGACGGACACGATCACGACGACAACGGGGAGTCTGGCGGCGAGGAAAGCGAGGGACTCGCGTTCGCGTTCGGACCGACCGAGGTCGCGATCATCGATCCTGCGGACGGCGACGTGGTCGACGAAATCACGGACGATATCGACGACAATAGCTGGGGCGACGCGAAGATTACGACCGATCTCTCGGAGATTTACGTTATCGAGGAGTCACTCGATCAGGTGCTGGTAATCGACACCGAGGCTCGAGAAATCGTCGCGGAAGTCGACATCGGCCCCGACGCGACGCACATGTATCACCCAAACGATGACGAGATGTGGGCCCACTCGGACGACGAAGGCGCGTTTTACGTGATCGATACGAACGATCACCAAGTTATCGAGACCGTCCAGTCCGGGATGGACGACGAAGGCCACGGCAAGTTACTCTACCACGAGGACTTCGGCTCGATGGGGTACGCCACGAACGTCAACGATCCGGGTGCGCCGGTGATCGATCTGGACGAGTACGAGCGAAGCGACTTCATCGAGTTCGACGACGCCGACGAAGGAACTCACTACAAGGCCTACAGCCCGCAGACGGGACTGGCCTACTTCGAGTACGGCGACCAGACGGTCGTCGTCGACACCGACGACAACGACGTCGTCGACGAACTCGAGTTAGCGGGCGGCATGTACCTCACGCCCGACGAGGAACTGATGGGCGTCCTCGACGGCGACGATATTCGGTTCCTCGACGCGACGAGCGAGGACAGTGAGGAGGTCGGTTCGGTCTCCGTCGAGGGCGGCCCCGACGCGTTGCGCTACTACGACGGTGACGACGGACTCTACGCCTTTACGGCGAACACGATGAACGACGAGTCGGCCGTCATCGACGTCGAGGAGTTCGAGGTCGTCGATCACGTAGAGATCGGCGAAATCGAGCGACCGGAGGACGCCGATCACCTCCACCGATCCGGCGTCGCTGGCGACGAGTACTTCTTCACGCCCGCGCCGGCGGACGGCTTCGTCGCCGTCGTCGACATGGCCGAACAGGAGGTCGCGGAGGTCGATGTCGAAGACGGCGTCGATACGATACAGTACGTCGGCGACTCGGGCGTCGGCTACACTGGACAGATCCGGTAG
- a CDS encoding winged helix-turn-helix transcriptional regulator, whose product MNSTRRQISTHVHEHAGIHFNELVRQSGFAPGQVQYHIRRLTDAGDLVREEWYGQTHYYPPQYDEWERATLALFRRETTRAVVVYLIEHEPSRPEAVAEDLDIARSTLEYHLDHLLEQDVVEKRYDSRNRVSLTLSNREQTAPLLSEVTPTVPDRLVDRFTRLVDSLLETPS is encoded by the coding sequence ATGAACTCCACTCGTCGACAGATTAGCACACACGTACACGAACACGCCGGCATTCACTTCAACGAACTCGTCAGACAGTCCGGATTCGCACCGGGGCAAGTGCAGTATCACATTCGACGACTCACCGACGCGGGCGACCTCGTCCGAGAGGAGTGGTACGGCCAGACACACTACTACCCGCCACAGTACGACGAGTGGGAGCGCGCGACCCTCGCACTGTTTCGCCGCGAGACGACGCGAGCAGTCGTCGTCTACCTCATCGAACACGAGCCGTCACGTCCGGAAGCCGTCGCCGAGGACCTCGACATCGCTCGCAGCACGCTCGAGTACCACCTCGATCACTTACTCGAGCAGGATGTCGTCGAGAAGCGCTACGATTCGCGAAATCGGGTCTCGCTCACACTCTCGAATCGGGAGCAAACCGCACCGTTGCTCTCCGAAGTGACGCCGACGGTTCCCGACCGACTGGTCGATCGGTTCACGCGACTCGTCGATAGCTTGCTCGAGACCCCGTCGTAA
- a CDS encoding DUF7471 family protein, whose amino-acid sequence MNHSSPFDIAWLDPQLAPVLLAVIVLAVIGTTILFCVGVVAYSRRRSTRYLLITVVLGLLVGRSLIGLGTVFGLLPMTLHHLVEHSVDFTIAVLILYAVYRSGPVGYTESQITSDGGRDLENSSEDRGNSGNGSDD is encoded by the coding sequence ATGAACCACTCGAGCCCGTTCGATATCGCGTGGTTGGATCCACAGCTGGCTCCAGTGTTACTCGCCGTGATCGTCCTCGCCGTCATCGGGACGACGATCCTCTTTTGTGTCGGCGTCGTCGCCTACTCTCGACGCCGATCGACGCGATACCTCCTCATTACGGTCGTGTTGGGGCTGCTCGTCGGTCGATCACTCATCGGGCTGGGGACCGTCTTCGGCCTGTTACCGATGACACTGCATCACCTCGTCGAGCACAGCGTTGACTTTACAATCGCCGTACTCATCCTCTATGCCGTCTATCGAAGCGGCCCCGTTGGGTACACCGAGAGTCAAATTACGTCCGACGGCGGACGCGACCTCGAGAATAGCTCCGAGGACAGAGGAAATTCCGGGAACGGCTCCGACGACTGA
- the ribB gene encoding 3,4-dihydroxy-2-butanone-4-phosphate synthase: protein MTGHHAGPRSNAGADGETNPAVTTGTVDDALESLRAGEPVLVHDAADREGETDLIYHADSVTPEAVARMRNDAGGLVCVALGHETADAFDLPFYTDAIDHPAAGDHELGYDERSSFSLTVNHRDTFTGITDADRSLTIRSLGEAAAAPTATDFAETFRVPGHVHLLKAAPDLLEQRAGHTELGVALADAAGLSSAVVVCEMLDDETGEARTPADARAYAERHGFTYLEGRDVLDRLA, encoded by the coding sequence ATGACTGGCCACCACGCCGGGCCTCGCTCGAATGCGGGTGCAGACGGTGAGACGAACCCGGCGGTGACGACGGGGACCGTCGACGACGCGCTCGAGTCCCTTCGTGCCGGTGAGCCGGTGCTCGTACACGACGCAGCCGACCGCGAGGGCGAGACGGACCTGATCTACCACGCCGATAGCGTGACGCCGGAGGCGGTGGCTCGGATGCGAAACGACGCTGGCGGCCTCGTCTGCGTCGCGCTCGGCCACGAGACGGCGGACGCGTTCGACCTGCCGTTTTACACCGACGCGATCGATCACCCGGCCGCTGGCGACCACGAACTCGGCTACGACGAGCGCTCGTCGTTCTCGCTGACGGTCAACCACCGAGACACCTTCACCGGCATTACGGACGCCGATCGGTCGCTGACGATCCGCTCACTCGGCGAGGCGGCGGCGGCACCGACGGCGACCGACTTCGCCGAGACGTTTCGGGTCCCCGGCCACGTCCACCTGCTCAAAGCCGCACCCGACCTCCTCGAGCAGCGAGCGGGCCACACCGAACTGGGCGTCGCACTCGCCGACGCTGCCGGCCTCTCGTCCGCCGTCGTTGTCTGTGAGATGCTCGACGACGAAACCGGCGAGGCGCGAACCCCGGCCGACGCTCGAGCGTACGCCGAGCGCCACGGGTTCACCTATCTCGAGGGTCGTGACGTTCTCGACCGATTAGCATAG
- a CDS encoding DUF120 domain-containing protein: MSITAAAAVGHDELAVLKLLALEGGLEGDVKISCSHLADRLDASNQTASRRLQRLESEGLLERDTVSDGQWVAITDDGEQTLHGEYEDYRRIFETDSEIELDGTVTSGMGEGRHYISLSGYMRQFEDRLGYEPFPGTLNVDLREDSVRRRSAITSLEPVPIDGWEDDERTYGPAVCHRATIETATGERYEDAHIIAPERTHHDEDQLEVIAPEKLREELGLEDDDHVTVYVGDRR, from the coding sequence ATGTCAATTACCGCCGCGGCTGCCGTCGGGCACGACGAACTCGCCGTGCTCAAACTGCTCGCCCTCGAGGGGGGTCTCGAAGGCGACGTCAAGATCTCCTGTTCTCACCTCGCAGATCGATTAGACGCCTCGAATCAGACCGCCTCGCGACGCCTCCAGCGCCTCGAGAGCGAGGGATTACTCGAGCGCGATACGGTCAGTGACGGCCAGTGGGTGGCAATCACCGACGACGGTGAACAGACGCTCCACGGCGAGTACGAGGATTACCGTCGCATCTTCGAGACGGACTCCGAGATCGAACTCGACGGCACCGTCACCAGCGGCATGGGCGAGGGCCGCCACTACATCTCGCTGTCGGGCTACATGCGCCAATTCGAGGACCGACTCGGCTACGAGCCCTTCCCCGGCACGCTGAACGTCGACCTTCGCGAGGACAGCGTCCGCCGACGCAGTGCAATCACCTCGCTCGAGCCGGTTCCGATCGACGGCTGGGAGGACGACGAACGGACGTACGGGCCTGCCGTCTGCCATCGTGCGACCATCGAGACGGCGACGGGCGAGCGCTACGAGGACGCCCACATCATCGCCCCGGAACGAACGCACCACGACGAGGACCAACTCGAGGTGATTGCCCCGGAGAAACTCCGCGAGGAACTCGGTCTCGAGGACGACGATCACGTCACCGTCTACGTGGGTGATCGACGATGA
- the twy1 gene encoding 4-demethylwyosine synthase TYW1 gives MSNSAETGVDSGTDAKEGEDDGAMQVSSPDYHSENHTAAQTCGWTANALRGEGKCYKYIYYGIESHRCIQMTPVVRCNERCVFCWRDHQGHSYEMDGVEWDDPEAVVDASIDLQKRLLSGFGGNDEVPREVFEQSMEPRHVAISLDGEPTLYPYLPELIDAFHDRDITTFLVSNGTRPEMLRECDPTQLYVSVDAPERHTFDEVVGAMEDDAWDKLLETMNVLAEKDETRTVLRTTLVKGENMHHPDWYAGFYQQADPDFIELKAYMHVGHSQGRLDRSAMPDHEEVLEFAEDVKSYMPEFTECRGVPESRVALLAKQKDTWVPKLKKGSEFWERDPVVGD, from the coding sequence ATGAGTAACTCCGCCGAGACGGGCGTCGATTCTGGGACCGACGCCAAGGAAGGAGAAGACGACGGGGCGATGCAGGTCTCGAGCCCGGACTATCACAGCGAGAATCACACGGCCGCCCAGACGTGTGGGTGGACGGCGAATGCCCTTCGTGGCGAGGGGAAGTGTTACAAGTACATCTACTACGGCATCGAGTCCCATCGGTGCATCCAGATGACGCCGGTCGTCCGGTGTAACGAGCGCTGCGTCTTCTGCTGGCGGGACCATCAGGGCCACTCCTACGAGATGGACGGCGTTGAGTGGGACGACCCCGAAGCCGTCGTCGATGCCTCTATCGACCTGCAAAAGCGTCTCCTCTCGGGCTTCGGCGGCAACGACGAGGTTCCCCGTGAAGTCTTCGAGCAGTCGATGGAGCCACGCCACGTCGCGATTTCGCTCGACGGCGAACCGACGCTCTACCCCTACCTGCCCGAACTGATCGACGCGTTCCACGACCGAGACATCACGACCTTTCTCGTCTCGAATGGCACCCGTCCCGAGATGCTCCGGGAGTGCGACCCGACCCAACTGTACGTCAGCGTCGACGCACCCGAACGCCACACCTTCGACGAGGTCGTCGGCGCGATGGAAGACGACGCGTGGGACAAGTTACTCGAGACGATGAACGTGCTCGCCGAGAAGGACGAGACACGAACCGTCCTCCGGACGACGCTCGTCAAAGGCGAGAACATGCACCACCCGGACTGGTACGCTGGCTTCTACCAGCAGGCTGATCCGGACTTTATCGAACTCAAGGCCTACATGCACGTCGGCCACTCCCAGGGGCGTCTCGACCGGTCGGCGATGCCCGACCACGAGGAGGTCCTCGAGTTCGCCGAGGACGTCAAATCCTACATGCCCGAGTTCACCGAGTGTCGCGGCGTTCCGGAGTCTCGCGTCGCCTTGCTCGCGAAACAAAAAGACACCTGGGTGCCAAAACTGAAGAAGGGAAGTGAGTTCTGGGAGCGAGATCCGGTCGTCGGCGACTGA
- a CDS encoding HAD-IIB family hydrolase gives MTTDPPLVLDIDGTLTRPEGWGIDPRIFDPIRDWEAPVVIATGKAFPYPVALCHFAGIPELVVAENGGVVYTGDDVFFTADREAAQAVVEDYRAAGYSPGWGEENTVNRWRETEVAVNLDQPLEPLREIAASHGLEVVDTGYAYHVKATEPNKGDGLETIAEHVGIDLETAVAVGDSVNDVSTFEAVDRSFAVNNADELARAAADEVLEASHADGTLAVLERVGRAV, from the coding sequence ATGACAACCGATCCGCCGCTCGTGCTCGATATCGACGGCACGCTGACCCGTCCCGAGGGCTGGGGAATCGATCCGCGCATCTTCGACCCGATCCGAGACTGGGAGGCACCCGTCGTCATCGCCACCGGGAAGGCCTTCCCCTACCCCGTCGCGCTCTGTCACTTCGCCGGCATTCCCGAACTCGTTGTGGCCGAAAACGGCGGCGTCGTCTACACCGGCGACGACGTCTTCTTCACCGCCGACCGGGAGGCTGCACAGGCCGTCGTCGAAGACTACCGTGCGGCCGGCTACTCGCCCGGCTGGGGCGAGGAGAATACGGTCAACCGCTGGCGCGAGACCGAAGTTGCAGTCAATCTTGACCAGCCCCTCGAGCCGCTGCGCGAGATCGCAGCCAGCCACGGACTCGAAGTCGTCGACACCGGCTACGCCTACCACGTCAAGGCCACCGAACCGAACAAAGGCGACGGCCTCGAGACGATCGCCGAACACGTCGGGATCGACCTCGAGACGGCTGTCGCGGTGGGCGACTCGGTCAACGACGTCTCGACGTTCGAGGCCGTCGATCGGAGCTTCGCCGTGAACAACGCCGACGAACTGGCGCGAGCGGCGGCAGACGAGGTCCTTGAGGCAAGTCACGCGGATGGAACCTTGGCGGTGCTCGAGCGAGTGGGCCGGGCCGTCTAG